The following are encoded together in the Pectobacterium wasabiae CFBP 3304 genome:
- a CDS encoding putative T6SS immunity periplasmic lipoprotein → MNISFFITGNRSKLGCQQSFTFGKRSDAILSLELTMTCSTKIPALLLTVTTFLLVGCPGPGDRLQPDELTSVRQVKDNVCFLVNEPVDYQPTLIVISTRFAPPQEWMQYDNPSVIVSQGELCIPPSFYRFLDDRTYVVRYILQSKKHSDSRRSIVSAIAMTNGSIRSVPLREDEATYY, encoded by the coding sequence ATGAATATCTCGTTCTTCATCACCGGAAATCGAAGTAAGCTGGGCTGCCAGCAATCGTTCACGTTCGGTAAACGCAGCGATGCCATTCTTTCTCTGGAATTAACCATGACATGTAGTACTAAAATACCGGCGCTTCTGCTTACAGTGACAACGTTTCTACTTGTCGGCTGTCCCGGCCCAGGTGACAGATTGCAGCCAGATGAATTAACGTCGGTCAGGCAAGTTAAAGACAATGTTTGTTTTTTAGTTAATGAGCCTGTGGATTACCAACCAACGCTTATTGTGATTAGTACAAGATTCGCCCCGCCGCAGGAATGGATGCAGTATGACAATCCCAGTGTGATCGTGTCACAGGGCGAACTGTGCATTCCTCCTTCTTTTTACCGCTTTTTAGACGACAGGACATACGTCGTCAGGTATATCCTGCAATCGAAAAAGCACAGTGATTCGCGAAGAAGCATCGTGTCTGCGATAGCGATGACGAACGGCAGCATTCGGAGCGTGCCGCTTAGGGAAGATGAAGCCACTTATTATTGA
- a CDS encoding ABC transporter substrate-binding protein: protein MNDVIKKRFKHSLLLLTLCAAGGISSAFAAQVPAGVVLADKQELVRGNSSEPASLDPHKVESDVEGHIINDFFDNLVRVGDDGTIQPRLAERWDNKDNTVWTFHLRPDAKWSDGSPLTADDVVYSWRRLGDPKTLSPYGSYVASMYVKNAADIMVGKKAPDTLGIKALDSHTVEVTLERPLSYFLEMSAYHVLVPLPKAVLEKYPENWTQVGHFVSSGPYTMSEWVVNERIVGKRNSQYWDDAHTVINKVTYLPISSQAAELNRYKSGEIDITGLLSPVQFASLQKEYPQEVKVSPLLSTYFYQFNTQKPPFDDVRVRRALDLSLDKAVIAEKVMGMGQKPAYSLVPQNTGGYTRQEPEWAGWTQEQRNAEAKKLLEEAGFNAKNPLRFNLLYNTSESHLRVAIAANSMWKKNLGVEATLQNQEWKTMLDTIRSGSYEVVRYSWNGDYNEPSTFLEILQSGNSNNNSKFSNAEYDALLQKALTVDSRQERQGIYQQAMTILNQQMPLLPIYYYVQPQMVKPYIGGFLPDIRGNYYTQDIYVIKQ, encoded by the coding sequence ATGAATGATGTAATCAAAAAACGTTTTAAACACTCGTTGCTGCTTCTTACTTTGTGTGCAGCGGGGGGGATAAGCTCGGCTTTTGCTGCCCAGGTTCCCGCTGGTGTGGTATTGGCGGACAAGCAAGAGCTGGTACGAGGTAATAGTTCAGAGCCTGCTTCGTTGGATCCGCATAAGGTAGAAAGCGATGTAGAAGGCCATATTATCAACGACTTCTTCGATAATCTGGTGCGCGTAGGTGATGACGGCACGATACAGCCGCGACTGGCCGAACGTTGGGATAATAAAGACAACACCGTGTGGACGTTCCACCTGCGGCCTGATGCCAAATGGTCTGATGGTTCGCCGCTGACCGCCGACGATGTGGTTTACAGTTGGCGACGCCTTGGCGATCCTAAAACGCTGTCGCCTTATGGCAGCTACGTCGCCAGTATGTACGTGAAGAATGCGGCAGATATTATGGTGGGCAAAAAGGCACCAGACACGCTGGGCATAAAGGCGCTGGATAGCCATACCGTTGAAGTTACGCTGGAACGTCCGCTTTCTTATTTCCTGGAAATGTCGGCTTATCATGTGCTGGTGCCATTGCCGAAAGCGGTGCTGGAAAAATACCCAGAAAACTGGACGCAGGTCGGGCATTTTGTTAGCAGCGGCCCTTATACGATGAGCGAATGGGTGGTTAACGAACGTATCGTCGGTAAGCGCAATAGTCAGTATTGGGATGATGCGCATACCGTGATTAACAAAGTCACGTACCTGCCGATTAGCTCGCAGGCGGCGGAACTGAATCGCTATAAATCCGGTGAAATTGATATCACGGGGCTTCTGTCGCCCGTGCAGTTTGCGTCACTGCAAAAAGAATATCCGCAGGAGGTGAAAGTTTCGCCGCTGTTGTCTACCTACTTCTATCAGTTCAATACGCAAAAACCGCCGTTTGATGATGTCAGAGTGCGCCGCGCCTTAGACCTGAGTTTGGATAAAGCGGTTATCGCTGAAAAAGTGATGGGCATGGGGCAGAAGCCCGCATATAGCCTGGTTCCTCAAAACACCGGGGGCTATACGCGGCAGGAGCCAGAATGGGCAGGCTGGACGCAAGAGCAGCGTAATGCGGAAGCGAAAAAATTGCTGGAAGAGGCCGGTTTTAACGCGAAAAACCCGCTGCGCTTTAACCTGCTTTATAACACGTCAGAATCGCATTTGCGTGTTGCTATCGCGGCGAATTCAATGTGGAAAAAGAACCTCGGCGTAGAGGCAACATTACAGAATCAGGAATGGAAAACCATGCTGGATACGATCCGCTCCGGCAGCTATGAGGTAGTTCGCTATTCATGGAATGGTGATTACAATGAGCCGAGTACCTTCCTGGAAATTCTGCAATCGGGTAACAGCAACAACAATTCTAAATTCAGTAACGCGGAATATGATGCGCTGCTGCAAAAAGCGCTAACGGTAGACAGTCGGCAGGAAAGGCAGGGGATTTATCAGCAGGCAATGACGATTCTGAACCAGCAGATGCCACTTCTGCCGATTTATTATTATGTCCAGCCACAGATGGTGAAACCTTACATCGGTGGGTTCTTGCCCGATATCCGTGGTAATTACTACACACAGGATATATATGTGATTAAACAGTAG